GCGGCCATGTTGAGTGGAGAAGCCCGGGTTTACAATTCCCGAATGGCCTCCCATCGGCAGACGGTGGGCGATGTCAACTGCGTGGCATACAAGCTGGAATACCGTGACCAGATTCTGAACCGTGATGCCGAAGAAGGGAAGGGCGTTCCCGGATTCCCCGTGTATGCCCTGTACCGTAATCTCGTGCCTGCGTACAAGACTTTTGACGATCTGCTGGGCAAGACGGATCTGTACCAAGCTTATAGGAGGTATCAGGCCGACGAAGCGAGGCCGATGAACTTCCTCGTGGAAAATATTGTCGAAATGACGTTGATTTTCGATGTTGAATACCGGGACCGCCAGGAAAGTGGTCAGCAGAACAGCACGGCTTGGATTGAAGTCCAGCCCGTACCGATCATCGCTACCGGCGTTGCCAAGAGCGGATCTTACCGCGAGCTTGAGATTTTCGGTAATCGTATCAATGCCGAAAGTGTCGGCGGTCGCAACAGCAAAATGCTTTATGGTACGGTGATCGGTGTGACGATCAATCTGACGGTTGTGACGGATGAAGGTATGGTTCTTGTGGATCAAGTGCGCCAGGGAAACCGCGCCCTTCCCAAACCGGAGGATTTCTTCCGTCGTTATACGCGTTCGTTCAGCCAGAAGG
This is a stretch of genomic DNA from Akkermansia sp. N21116. It encodes these proteins:
- a CDS encoding prepilin-type N-terminal cleavage/methylation domain-containing protein — its product is MKNIIFKSVRRGFTLVELMAAMAITSILIVVIVSLTARGIDIWRMVIQDVRTTGQARMAMDTMMQDLESMQVRAGNNYQWLDVQRDDTLGTKSLKMGPKGAQFSNAARLIFFTTAMDRNAAMLSGEARVYNSRMASHRQTVGDVNCVAYKLEYRDQILNRDAEEGKGVPGFPVYALYRNLVPAYKTFDDLLGKTDLYQAYRRYQADEARPMNFLVENIVEMTLIFDVEYRDRQESGQQNSTAWIEVQPVPIIATGVAKSGSYRELEIFGNRINAESVGGRNSKMLYGTVIGVTINLTVVTDEGMVLVDQVRQGNRALPKPEDFFRRYTRSFSQKVEIPKPN